From the genome of Streptomyces sp. NBC_00523:
GCACGCTCACCCCGGGCGGCCCGCAGTCCACCGGCACGGGGTCCGGCACCAGCTACCCCGCGCAGTTCCTGGTCACCGGCGACGGCCGGTTCGCCTACCTCGCGAACCGGGGGCACAACAGCATCACCCGGTACGCCATCGAGGACGGCGGAGCCGCGCTGAACCTGCTCGACACCGTGCCCGTCGGCGGCGACTTCCCCCGGCACACCGCGTTCTCGCCGGACGGCACCCTGCTCTTCGCCGCCAACCAGAAGTCCGGCACGGTCACCGCCTTCCGGGTGGACGCCGCATCCGGCTCCCTGACCTCGGTCGGGACGCCCTACGCGGCCCCGGCGGCCGTCTGCGTGCTGCCGGTGTAGGGCGCTAGGGTCGAGCCCGAGCCGTATCAGGGAGGCACCATGCGCTTGAGAGTGGAGTTCACCACCGAGCCCTTCGATCTGGACGAGGCGCCCGCGCACGCGGTCGTGGCGCGCGAGGTCATCCAGGGGGCAGGGCTGGACGCCGTCGACGTCGGCCCGTTCGGCAACACCGCGGAGGGCGGTGCCGACCAGGTGCTCACCGCCGTGGACAGCCTGCTGCGGCAGGCGCTGGCATCGGGTGCCACCCGGGTCTCGCTCCAGGTCAACGTCATCGGGGAGGACCCGAAGTGACCGGACCGGTGGACCACCCTCTCGTCAGCGCCGTGAAGCCGCTCGTGGACGCCATGGGGGCCGAGCTCGTCGGCCCCGGTGAGGCGCACCCCGACGATGTGGTGCTGGCCTGGGAGGGCGAGGACGTCGTGGCGGTCCGGCTGCCCCAGCTCTCGGAGTCGCTGGACCACATCCTCGCCGCGATGGAGCGCCGGCACGGCATGCCGCTGGCCGAGCTGGACCGCAAGGCCAAACAGGAGGCGGTCCGGCTCCTGGAGGCACGCGGTGCCTTCTCCGTACGCCATGGGGTCGAGACCGTGGCGGGGGCGTTGGGCGTCTCCCGGTTCACTGTTTACAACTACCTAAACCGCGAGAACGGGGCCAAGAGCGGGTAGTTGGACCACGCACGTACCGGCTGCCGACGCATGATCGATCAAGCCGCCGCCCAGGTCACCGGGCGGCGGCTTTTTCTGTATACGGAATTTCAACAAACTGTTGACGTCGTGTTGCGGAAGGCGTTAGCTATCCGCAGCCCGACCAACGCACAGCGAAGAACAGCCACGGAGGCTCCCGTGACTTCGAGCTCCACGCCGGGCCTCGCCCGGTTCAACACCCAGGCGGACGCCGAGGCGGCCGCCGCACTGCACGAGGTGTGTGCCAGTGCGGCATGGGGACGAGCGATCCTCGCCCACCGCCCGTACGCCACCACCGAAGCCCTGCTCTCCGCGAGCGACACCGCCACGGCGGCACTCGGCGCGGAGGACCTGGCCGAGGCCATGGCCGGTCACCCGCCGATCGGCCGCCCGAAGCCCGGGGACCCGACCTCCTCCCGCGAACAGCGGGGCATGGCCGGGGCCTCCGAGGAGCTCAAGGCCGAGATGCTCGAACTCAACCTGGCCTACCAGGAGCGGTTCGGACATGTCTTCCTGATCTGCGCCACCGGCGCCACCGGTGAGCAGATGCGCGACGCGGTGAAGTCCCGCATCGGGAACTCGCCCGAGCAGGAGCGGGGGATCGTGCGCACCGAACTGGGCAAGATCAACCGCATCCGCCTCACCCGCCTCGTCACGGAAGACGCGTAACAGAAGGAGAGAAGGTCTTGAGCACCTTCGCCACCGCATCGGTGTCCACCCACATCCTGGACACCAGCATCGGCCGCCCCGCCGCCGATGTCGCCGTCTCGCTCGCCGCCCGCCAGGGCGCCGGTGCCGAGTGGGTGACGCTCGGGGGCTCCGCGACCGATGCGGACGGGCGCTGCAAAGACCTGCCGGCCCTGCCGGAGGGCACCACCCACGTACGGCTCGACTTCGAGACCGAGCCGTACTTCACAGCCAAGAAGCAAGCCGAGGCGCAGCAGGACGCCCCCCGCGTAAGGGACAGCGGCGCGTTCTTCCCCGAGGTGGCGATCACTTTCGCCGTCACCCCGGGCGAGCACTACCACGTACCGCTGCTGCTCAACCCGTTCGGCTACTCCGTATACCGAGGGAGCTAGCAGACACATGCCCACGATTCTCGGCCAGAACCAGTACGGCAAAGCAGAGAACCGCGTCGTCAAGATCACGCGGGACGGCGACACCCACCACATCAAGGACCTGAACGTCTCGGTCGCGCTCTCCGGCGAGATGGACGACGTCCACTACTCCGGCTCCAACGCGCACGTTCTGCCCACGGACACCACCAAGAACACGGTGTTCGCGTTCGCCAAGGAGCACGGGATCGAGTCCGCCGAGCAGTTCGGCATCCACCTCGCCCGTCACTTCGTGACCTCGCAGGAGCCGATCAAGACGGCGCGCATCCGCATCGAGGAGTACGCCTGGGAGCGCATCGCCACCTCCGACGCGAACTCCCGCTTCATCGGGTCCGACGAGGTCAAGCACTCCTTCGTCCGCAAGAACCAGGAGATCCGCACCGCCCAGATCACCTTCGACGGTGAGAAGTGGCAGGTCATCTCCGGGCTCAAGGACCTGACCGTGATGAACTCGACCAACTCCGAGTTCTGGGGCTACGTCAAGGACAAGTACACGACGCTCAAGGAAGCGTACGACCGCATCCTCGCGACCGACGTCTCCGCCCGCTGGCGCTACAACTGGACCAGCGACGAGCAGCGCATGCCGAACTGGGAGAAGTCCTACGAGCAGGCGCGCAAGCACATGCTGCACGCCTTCGCCGAGACCTACTCGCTCTCGCTCCAGCAGACCCTGTACCAGATGGGTTCGCGCATCATCAACAACCGCAGCGAGGTCGATGAGATCCGCTTCTCGCTGCCGAACAACCACCACTTCCTTGTGGACTTGGAGCCGTTCGGCCTCAAGAACGACAACGAGGTGTACTTCGCGGCCGACCGTCCGTACGGGCTCATCGAGGGCACCGTGCTCC
Proteins encoded in this window:
- the uraD gene encoding 2-oxo-4-hydroxy-4-carboxy-5-ureidoimidazoline decarboxylase, whose protein sequence is MTSSSTPGLARFNTQADAEAAAALHEVCASAAWGRAILAHRPYATTEALLSASDTATAALGAEDLAEAMAGHPPIGRPKPGDPTSSREQRGMAGASEELKAEMLELNLAYQERFGHVFLICATGATGEQMRDAVKSRIGNSPEQERGIVRTELGKINRIRLTRLVTEDA
- the uraH gene encoding hydroxyisourate hydrolase; this encodes MSTFATASVSTHILDTSIGRPAADVAVSLAARQGAGAEWVTLGGSATDADGRCKDLPALPEGTTHVRLDFETEPYFTAKKQAEAQQDAPRVRDSGAFFPEVAITFAVTPGEHYHVPLLLNPFGYSVYRGS
- the pucL gene encoding factor-independent urate hydroxylase, producing MPTILGQNQYGKAENRVVKITRDGDTHHIKDLNVSVALSGEMDDVHYSGSNAHVLPTDTTKNTVFAFAKEHGIESAEQFGIHLARHFVTSQEPIKTARIRIEEYAWERIATSDANSRFIGSDEVKHSFVRKNQEIRTAQITFDGEKWQVISGLKDLTVMNSTNSEFWGYVKDKYTTLKEAYDRILATDVSARWRYNWTSDEQRMPNWEKSYEQARKHMLHAFAETYSLSLQQTLYQMGSRIINNRSEVDEIRFSLPNNHHFLVDLEPFGLKNDNEVYFAADRPYGLIEGTVLRDGVEPQIPVDMTNL
- a CDS encoding helix-turn-helix domain-containing protein, whose amino-acid sequence is MTGPVDHPLVSAVKPLVDAMGAELVGPGEAHPDDVVLAWEGEDVVAVRLPQLSESLDHILAAMERRHGMPLAELDRKAKQEAVRLLEARGAFSVRHGVETVAGALGVSRFTVYNYLNRENGAKSG